From Megalops cyprinoides isolate fMegCyp1 chromosome 18, fMegCyp1.pri, whole genome shotgun sequence, one genomic window encodes:
- the LOC118792969 gene encoding reticulon-4 receptor-like 2, whose product METRSTARSRRCSNTYNFKSGLTLWLVVWLVLVKPSPVQSCPRLCVCYPSPMTVSCQSQNFTSVPAGVPYDSQRVFLQNNRITELRVDSFGFETQVLWLYSNNITWIEAGAFSELRELEELDLGDNPYLQRLEGGAFRGLEKLQSLHMHRCKLAVLPHDIFHKLYSLQFLYLQENQLHFLQDDLFSDLVNLSQLFLHGNRIRTLSENVFRGLVNLDRLLLHDNRIRQVNRKAFRDLGRLTILYLFNNSLEELPGQVMRDTNSIQFLRLNGNPWSCGCEARPLWEWFRKSRVSSSEIVCTSPSPKRGQDLRFMREMDFALCPLPDPGSLAGTTTTTFSTKTRWWFSKHKPVSSSKGIFSKSTETIKAFPFSAVKPYNPSTSSTSFSAKYEIGEEEAALPKLDPEEYWTNYGSEDAASVRCFELECPPESPPLPPSSSSPRSSPSSLLLLLPLSLVPASFHQLFG is encoded by the exons ATGGAAACACGCTCGACTGCGCGGAGCCGTCGGTGCTCCAACACCTACAACTTCAAGA gtGGTCTCACCTTGTGGCTGGTGGTCTGGCTGGTTCTGGTGAAGCCCAGTCCAGTTCAGAGCTGCCCGCGCCTCTGTGTGTGCTACCCGTCTCCCATGACCGTCAGCTGCCAGTCGCAGAACTTCACGTCCGTGCCGGCTGGAGTCCCCTATGACTCGCAGCGCGTCTTTCTGCAGAACAACCGTATCACCGAGCTTCGCGTCGACTCCTTCGGCTTTGAGACGCAG GTGCTGTGGCTGTACTCTAACAACATCACCTGGATTGAGGCGGGAGCCTTCAGCGagctgagggagctggaggagctggacctgGGGGACAACCCCTACCTGCAGCGGCTGGAAGGAGGAGCGTTTCGGGGGCTGGAGAAACTGCAAAGCCTGCACATGCACCGCTGCAAGCTGGCAGTCCTGCCCCACGACATCTTCCACAAGCTCTACAGCCTGCAGTTCCTCTACCTGCAGGAGAACcagctgcacttcctgcagGACGACCTCTTCTCCGACCTGGTCAACCTCAGCCAGTTGTTTCTCCATGGCAACCGCATCCGCACACTGTCTGAGAACGTGTTCCGGGGCCTGGTCAACCTGGACCGGCTGCTGCTCCACGACAACCGCATCCGGCAGGTGAACCGCAAGGCCTTCCGCGACCTGGGCCGGCTCACCATCCTCTACCTCTTCAACAACTCGCTGGAGGAGCTTCCGGGGCAGGTGATGAGGGACACCAACTCCATCCAGTTCCTGCGTCTCAACGGCAACCCGTGGTCCTGCGGCTGCGAGGCCCGCCCTCTCTGGGAGTGGTTCCGCAAGTCCCGTGTCTCCAGCTCAGAGATCGTCTGCACCTCCCCCTCGCCCAAGCGCGGCCAGGACCTCCGCTTCATGAGAGAGATGGACTTcgccctctgccccctgcccGACCCTGGCTCCCTGGCcggcaccaccaccaccaccttcagCACCAAGACCCGCTGGTGGTTCTCCAAGCACAAGCCCGTCTCCAGCTCCAAGGGGATCTTCAGCAAGAGCACCGAAACAATCAAGGCCTTCCCCTTCTCCGCCGTCAAGCCCTACaacccctccacctcctccacctccttctccgCCAAGTACGAAATCGGGGAGGAGGAGGCCGCCCTGCCCAAGCTCGACCCAGAAGAGTACTGGACCAACTATGGGAGCGAAGACGCCGCCTCCGTGCGCTGCTTCGAGCTGGAGTGCCCGCCCGaatccccacccctccctccgtcatcctcctccccccgctcctccccctcctccctcctcctgctcctccccctgTCCCTTGTCCCCGCCTCCTTCCACCAGCTCTTTGGctga